The DNA region AGAGAGAGGTTCTCTGATGTCATCGCATTTCATATGCCAGGTATGCGACACTATGAGACCGAATTCTACTCTGGGACAGACCCCTACAGGTTTCCGAGCATATCGGTCTCTGGGAGCAGGTGCGCACTCGACTGCGAACACTGTAAGGGGCACCTTCTGGAGAGCATGATTCCAGCGAGAACACCAGAACAGCTGTGGGACGCCTGCGTTGAGGTCAGCAGAAGGGGAGGCAAGGGAGTGCTTGTCAGTGGTGGCTCCACCCCGCAAGGGAACACTCCGCTTGCAAGATACCTGCCTGTGATAAAGAGGGTCAAGGAGGAGCTGGATCTTGACATCGTGGTGCATACCGGGGTGGTCTATCCGGAGGTCGCAAGAGGACTGGGAGAGGCGAGGGTTGACGGTGCCATGCTTGATGTTATTGGCGACCGCGACACACTGCGTTCTGTGTATCACTTGGACATGGAGCCCGACGCGTTTGACCGGTCCATGACCCTTCTTGAGGACAATGGAGTTCCAATCGTCCCGCACATCGTCGTGGGGCTACACTATGGGAAGATTAGGGGCGAGAAGAATGCAATCAAGATGATAGCAAGGCACAGGTCTGAGTCAGTCGTGGTGGTCGCGTTCATGCCACTGGATGACACGCCGATGCAGAGTGTGACCCCATCATCGCCCATGGACATAGCACGCGTTCTTCTTGCCTGCAGACTCGTCATGCCCGAGAGAGCAGTGGTGCTTGGGTGTGCAAGGCCACAAGGTGGGCACAGAGAAGCC from Candidatus Thorarchaeota archaeon includes:
- a CDS encoding radical SAM protein produces the protein MTEPDSIIETCLSSPEEELGILFERAYRLSRERFSDVIAFHMPGMRHYETEFYSGTDPYRFPSISVSGSRCALDCEHCKGHLLESMIPARTPEQLWDACVEVSRRGGKGVLVSGGSTPQGNTPLARYLPVIKRVKEELDLDIVVHTGVVYPEVARGLGEARVDGAMLDVIGDRDTLRSVYHLDMEPDAFDRSMTLLEDNGVPIVPHIVVGLHYGKIRGEKNAIKMIARHRSESVVVVAFMPLDDTPMQSVTPSSPMDIARVLLACRLVMPERAVVLGCARPQGGHREATDRLAIDAGVSGIAYPTEDAHQYALQRGLRVMLSDECCSLLGKAIEIQ